One Candidatus Zixiibacteriota bacterium genomic window, ACTTCGGCGGCTATCGACTCACCGCTCACGGCGGCGGAGTACCGGGATATGTCTCAACGTTTCAGCGCTGGGTCGACGACCGGGTTTGCGTAGTCGTCTTGAGCAACAATGTGGCCGTTCCGACTCATGCCGTCGCCAATGGCCTGGCAGCTCTGGCGCTTGGTGAAGTTTGTGACGAACCGAGGGTAAAAACTCCGATCACTATAGACTCGGCCGGCCTGACTCAATACGAGGGCCGATACAAAACAACCAACGGTGAAATCAGAACGATAGAGCTGTATCGAGGTAACCTGATGTCTCAACTCGGTTACGGGACGGGGAAACCAATACTGCCTGAGGGACAAGATCGGTTCTATTTCGCTCGCGATCCCATGACCACAATCACATTCATCAGAAACAGCAACGGCAACATTACCGGGCATATCGTGCAACAAGCCTTTGACTTCGACACCGCCTGGATAGTAACGGATTAAGGGCGGATTCTATGAACGCTGTGATAGAAAGCCTGACGAACCATCGTTCGGTACGGAAATATCGCCCGCAGCCGATTGAGCCGGATAAAATGGATGCGATCCTGGAAGCTGCTACCCGAGCCGCTACGGCCGGAAACCTTCAGATGTACACTCTGCTCGTAATCGATCGACCGGAGGACTTGAAACGCCTCGATGAAGCCCTTGAAGTCCCGTTTATCGAGCGTTCAGGTTGTCCGGCAGCGATCCTGGCGCTGGTGGATTTGCATCGTGTAAAAAGCTGGATCAATCTCCATACCGAACGGGAAATCGTTTGTAATCGACCTTACAACTTCTTCATGGCGATCTGGGATGCTTTGATTGCGATGCAAAATGCCGTCGCTGCCGCCGAAAGCCTTGGGCTCGGTACTTGCTGCCTCGGCAGTGGCGTTGAACTCGACATACAGCAACTGTTCGGTGCGCCCGAGTTGGTCTTCCCGGCCGGTCTGGTATGTCTTG contains:
- a CDS encoding nitroreductase family protein, whose translation is MNAVIESLTNHRSVRKYRPQPIEPDKMDAILEAATRAATAGNLQMYTLLVIDRPEDLKRLDEALEVPFIERSGCPAAILALVDLHRVKSWINLHTEREIVCNRPYNFFMAIWDALIAMQNAVAAAESLGLGTCCLGSGVELDIQQLFGAPELVFPAGLVCLGYPEALPQKSMRLPLEAVVHRNCYHLPKAEDINRWYDERDHVWDKVPEERKNTLAQQNIHGIAEALSVQKFSREIVEKRSRGILKNLRQSGFDLRTGLDQD